A window of the Zonotrichia leucophrys gambelii isolate GWCS_2022_RI chromosome 18, RI_Zleu_2.0, whole genome shotgun sequence genome harbors these coding sequences:
- the LOC135455530 gene encoding ankyrin repeat domain-containing protein 40-like: MSGAAEARELEERLREAAALGDVAEVRRLLGAGADIDSRNEINGWTCLHWACKRNHAQVVSCLLEAGADKHILTAEGELAAQLTSKPDIRKILGEEQTECQGVKDLNLSIVANYLASPFPNIYTEESIPGSLAESQSESASISSASQSETSPCPSTAQPERICMPTSCSSSSSSSSEISPAADAAARAPPVPAVPASPGVPHGPGCPPATTPSLGLCSPGVSRQALPLQPHSSPSSPTPTFQPFFFTGTFPYNMQELVLKVRVQNLRDNDFIEIELDRQELTYQDLLRVSCCELGVNPEEVEKIRKLPNTLLRKDKDVARLQDFQELELVLVRSESSPFRSAAAALLEQPSFTSRASRLTY, encoded by the exons ATGAGCGGAGCGGCGGAGGCGCGGGAGCTGGAAGAGCGGCTGCGAGAGGCGGCGGCCCTGGGGGACGTGGCGGAGGTGCGGCGGCTGCTGGGCGCGGGGGCGGACATCGACTCCCGCAACGAGATCAATGGCTG GACCTGCCTGCACTGGGCCTGTAAGCGGAACCATGCCCAGGTGGTGTCCTGCCTGCTGGAGGCTGGTGCAGACAAGCACATCCTTACTGCTGAGGGAGAGCTGGCGGCGCAGCTAACGTCCAAACCAGACATCCGCAAGATTTTGGGAG AGGAACAAACTGAATGTCAAGGAGTGAAGGATTTAAATTTATCCATTGTTGCGAACTACTTGGCCAGCCCATTCCCTAACATTTACACCGAAGAAAGCATTCCAGGCAGCTTGGCAGAATCCCAGAGTGAAAGTGCTTCCATCTCTTCTGCTTCCCAGAGTGAAACTAGCCCTTGTCCATCGACAGCTCAGCCTGAGAGGATCTGCATGCCCACAtcgtgcagcagcagcagcagcagcagcagtgagattTCCCCAGCAGCGGATGCAGCAGCCCGGGCACCCCCCGTGCCCGccgtccctgccagcccaggggtgccccaCGGTCCCGGCTGCCCCCCGGCCACcacccccagcctggggctctgctccccaggagtGTCCCGCCAGGCCTTGCCTCTGCAGcctcacagctcccccagcagccccacacccaccttccagcccttcttctTCACTGGAACATTCCCATATAACATGCAAG AACTTGTACTTAAGGTCAGAGTCCAGAACCTGAGAGACAATGACTTCATTGAGATTGAACTGGACAGACAAGAATTGACCTACCAAGATCTGCTCAGAGTGAGCTGCTGTGAACTGGGGGTTAATCCAGAGGAAGTAGAGAAGATCAGAAAACTACCCAATACACTTCTAAGAAAG GACAAGGATGTTGCCAGACTCCAGGActtccaggagctggagctggtgctggtgaGAAGTGAGAGCTCTCCTTTCCGGAGCGCTGCGGCTGCGCTGCTGGAGCAGCCGAGCTTCACCAGCAGAGCATCCAGGCTGACCTACTga